Below is a genomic region from Acetomicrobium sp. S15 = DSM 107314.
GTGGTGGTGCCGTGGGCTCTCTATGAGCTCAAGCGGCTCTCCTTGTTCCACAATTGTGCCGTCGTGCATAACGGCGATCCTGTCGCTCAATCCGGAGGCCAGCGGCAGATCGTGCGTGACAAGGAGAAGCCCCATGTCTCTTTCTATCACCAGGCGAAGCAGGAGTTTTGTGATTTCCGCTTGCACGATTACGTCCAGAGCGGTCGTCGGCTCGTCCGCCAGGAGATAATTCGGATTACAGGCCAAGGCCATCGCTATTGCAGCACGCTGTCTTTGCCCTCCTGAGAGTTGGTGGGGATAGCGGGATGAGAAATTGGCGGGGAGTTCGACTTCTTCCAACAGCGATGCCGCCTTTCTCTTGGCATCAGCCTTGTTGATGCCAAGGTGCACCTCCATGGGTTCCGCTATTTGGGAGCCTATCGTTATGACCGGCGTGAGAGCGTTCATGGAACCCTGGGGCACCAGCGAGATCTTGTGCCAGCGCAGTTTACGGAATTCCTCATCGGATAATCCTAAAGCGTTTTTGTCATCTAAAAAAACTTGCCCGGAGATGCTTGTTCCGTAGGGAAGGAGGCGTAACAGAGCGAGGAGCAGCGTGCTTTTGCCGCTTCCCGATTCCCCCACGACGGAGACAACTTCGCCTCGGCGAACATCCAGGCTCACGCCGCGCAGGGCTTCGACGGATCGCTTTTCTCCATGATAGGCGACGCAAAGGTCTTTTATTGAAATCATAACGCTTTCCTCCTGAGCCGCGGGTCCAGAATTTCCTCGAGGTGCCGGCCGAGGTCTAAAAAGACGAGACACAACCCTGCTATGCCAAATCCGGGAGGCAGGATGAGCCACCATGCGCCACTTGTAAAGGCTCCAAATGAGTGGGCCTCGTGAAGCATTCTTCCCCACGATACGAGCCGCGGGTCGGAGAGCCCCAAAAAAGACAGGCCGGCCTCCGCCAAGACCGCTCCCGGTACTCCCAGAGCGATGTTGGCCAGGAGCAATGGCAGCGCTTCCGGCAAGAGATGGCGCCACAATATATAAGAAGAGGGAGCACCGAGGGCGCGCAGGCCCTCTACGAAGGTAGCCTCTCTCAGGCTTAACGTCATAGATCTCACGGTGCGAGCGGTGGACATCCATGAGAAGGCTGAAAGTATCAAGATGAGGTTGAACAGTCCTTTGCCCCACAATCCGGCCAGCACTATCATGATGGGAAGGGTCGGTATGGATAAGAGCACATCGACCGCCCTCATTATAATGGCGTCGATGATCCCACCGAAGTAACCGCTCGAAAGTCCGAAGGCGAGCCCCAGCGCTGTAGCTATAAACGTGGCCGAAAGCCCTACCAGAAGCGACACCCTGATGCCCAATACGAAGAGGTGAAATACGTCACGCCCTCTCTGGTCTGTTCCCAAAAGCCCCCATCGGTTTCCAGGAACCTGGAGTGTCAATGAAACCTCATTCGGCGGTTCGCTGCTCTCGAGGCGCAATGCGTACTCTCCGGGGGCGGGAAAGAGATGAAGTATGGGGTTTTGAAAGGGAGAAAGCCCAAGTGCGAGCTTGAAAGACACATCCCTGGTGTCGAGATCTATCTGGCTTCCTGCCTTTTTAGAGGCGTCGTAGAGCACTATCGTTTCCTTAGGCGTCTCCCACATGATACGTGCAACCTCGGGCGGCGCCTCGAAGCGTATTGCGCCTTTTAAAGAAAAGCGCAGCGGCGGCTCATATTCCCAAAGGAAACGCCTTTCGAGTTGCTCCTTTGTTATCATCAGGTGCAGACTGGGAGGGGCATCCTTGGCGAGCCAGATCGGCTTTACGAAGGGGGGTGCCACTGCCTCATCCGGTGAGGCCTTGAAGAGGTGCGGTCCGATCGCAGCGAGGATTATGCCGAGCGCCAGGGTCCAAAAGCTCCACCGACGCAATAACCTCATCGCTCCATCTTCCTCTCAATGCCTATACGAGGATCGACGAAGCCGTAGGCGAGGTCGGCCAGGAGGTTAGAGATCACGGTGAGCAACGCCAATAAAAAGAAGGCGGCGCCTGCGGCTGGGTAGTCTTGTCCCGTCACGGATTCGAGCAGAAATCGCCCCACGCCGTGAAGAGAGAAGACTGTCTCTGTTATCACGGCTCCCGATACCACCCCGGGCAGCGACAGGAAAATTATCGTGACTATGGGTGGTAATACGGAGCGAAAGGCGTGACGCCACAAGATCAAGTTTTGTGGCAACCCCTTGGCCCTCGCCAAAAATATAAAATCTTCACCCAAAACCTTCACCATGAGGTTTCTGACGTATAAGGCCCAGGAGCCGAAGCCCAAAATGACGAGTGAAGAAACAGGTAGGGTCATGTGCCAGATGTAGTCGATCATTGCGGGCCAACCTGGAGGCGGCGGAGGGATAGAGATACTTCCCCTCAAAGGAAATATTGGTACGGCAAAGGCGAAAAGCAAGAGCATCACGAGCTGTATAAAAAAGGAGGGAAAGGAAAAGGATATCGCTCCCGCCCAGAGCACCAACCTCTCGACAAGCCCTCCGCGCTTTGCCGCTGCGATCACACCGAGGTATATCCCCAACAGGGCTGAAATGGCCATTGCTGAGCCGAGCAGAATGAGCGTGTTAGGGAGGCGGCTTCTTATTTCATCCCATACAGGCCTCTGACTCAAAAACGAGACGCCGAAGTTAAACGTGAGCATCTGCTTGACGTAGAGCAGAAATTGCTCGCCCATAGGGCGATCCAGGCCGAAGAGGGCAGCCAGCTCCTCCTTGGCCTGGGGAGAAAAGCGAGGGTCGATGATCGCGCTCACCGGGTCTCCCGGGAGTATGCGGAAGAGAAAGAAGTTTAATATCAACACGACGGCGAGGACCAAAAACGATGAGGCGATTCTGCGACCCCAATATGTCTTCAATGTGCTTCACCTCGGCATGAGCCAAAAGAGGTCGTTTCGGACCAGACGGACATACTCGCCTTGTCGGTATTCGCTAAAAGCGAACGGGCCCGTTCCGACCAACATGGTGAGGTTTCTTTTTTGCGGGTGGATCATCCTACTGGGTTGCCATATTTGCCAACTCTCCAATGAGGCGAGCTGCCACGCCGGGAGGATCGGGAGCCCGCCGATCTGGTGGAGGTGCCAATAGCTCGTATTCTTCATCGTGATAGTTATTTCATAGTCGCCCTTGACGACCGCCGTGTCGACGTCGCTCACGGCATCCCAGAAGCGCGGCACGCGGTGTTCTTTCAAGAATGAGATCGTCGCCGCTACGTCTTTGGCTGTAAAGGGCTTGCCGTCCTGCCAGAGCACGTCGTCTCTCAAGAGAAACGATAGGCATGTTACCTGTCCATTGCCTGAGGGAACGGTTTCCACTTTCCATTCCTTAGCGAGCCAGGGTAGATCTTTTAGTGTCTCTGGGTCTGAGGTTAAAAGCGCGTCGTATATAAGGCCCAAGACTTGCCAATCATAGGCGGAGCTCGCGGTGAACGGGTTTAGGTTGCGCGGTTCTTCCGGCAAGCACCAATAGAAAGGACGCATCTTTCCCTCTGGCTCCATGGCAAGCAGGCTCCAAAGGTTGTCAGCCGTAGCAATTTGGGTGGTTACGGCCCCTTTCCATTCTTTGCGCAAAGCCGTAACGAAGTAGCGTGAGTAGATGGGAACCATTGGGACTTTCTCCAGCAGAAGCTCTTGGGCGCGCCTGGCAGCGGACCTGGCATCTTCTTCGTCTGGAGCCCATCGCAACGCCTCAAGGGCGGCGTCTAACTCGTCGTCATGGATGCCGCAGATATTATAGCCGCCTTTTACATCCATAGAGGAATGAAAGAAGGCGTAAAGGCTATCAGGGTCGCGAGACAGTTGCCACGCTAATACATATGAGTCAAAGGTATGCTCGTCGAGTCTGGCTATGAGTGTGGAAAAATCCACGGGCTCTACCTCTATGGGCAAACCCAACTCCCTCAACGAGGCGGCGACTCGCTGTGCCAGCTCGGCCGTCGTGGGAGCCACCTGGGCCGTGGGGGAGAGGATCCTCATGGGTTTAAGCGGCAAATCTTCGCCCGGGGGAACTAGGAGGCCATTGCTGTATCGCCATCCCGCTTCCTGCAAAGTCCTGCGGGCACCTTCCAAATCATAGGGCGGCGTTTCGAGATCTCCGGCGCAGTAAGGTGAAGCTGGCGGCAAAAACGTGGAGAGAGGCGCGGAGTAACCGGAAAATATGTCTCTGACGAATTGATTTCTGGGAATGGCCTGCCATATCGCCCGGCGCAGTTCAACTTTGTTCCAGGGGGCCTTCCTGATGTTGAAGCCTAAGAAGAAGGCGTGAAAGCCTTGAGCGAGAGAAAGAGAAAGCTCTTTGTTGGAGGCGAGGCGTTCGATGTCGACGGGGCGCGTGATGTCTGAAAGCAAGTCTACCTGCCCCTTTTCCAGCGCCAGCAGTTGAGCGTCTGGGTCTCTTATGATGACCAAATATAGCTCTTCTATCTTTGGCCCGCGGATCGCGCTTACGTCCACCCCGCATGCTGCCGTCACAAAAATCGCAATGCTGCATACCACAAGGGCGACGCTTTTTAGAAACCGCTTGGCGAACATATGGTTCCTCTCCCTCTTGAAGGTCATGTCATTTGAAGACAGCCTTTATATAATAGCAAACGTATAGGCTATAGGCTCAACTCTTTCTCTCAAGCATTTTTGGCTCTAAGTCTTCATTGGAAAGCGCTGACATTATTCGACGACGCATGGGCGTAAAGCACGACGAGGTGACGCGCGTGGAACGCAAAGTCGTATGCACCAAATTCTGGCAGATTGTGGAGATCTTGAAAAGCCTCGATGCGCATGAAGGCGTGTGCATAATCCCTATAGGCGCTCAAGGGTCCGGTAAGAGCACACTTGGGCGGAGGCTCAAAGTCGCCTTGGGCGATGTCGATGTGATATCGCCCGATGCCATACGTATGAGGCTGTATAAGAAAGCCCATCCCGAAGAAGAGCGGGTTGACTACGGAAAAGTCTGGAATTGGCTGACTGAGACGAACAAACACGAACTGGTGAGGAAGATAGCCAAGGAGAGGTTCGCAAAGAATGTCGCCCGCTTCGTATATATAGATCAAATGAACCTGACGCGCAGAGGCCGTCGCCCCTTCCTTTTGACCGACAGACTCAAGGTTGCCATATACTTTCATCTCGATGAAGAGACCTTGCTCGAGCGGCACAGGCGGCGTTCTGACAAAGCAGCTCATATACCGGAGGCGGCCGTTTTAGTCAATCACAGGAAGGCGGAAGAACCGACAGAAGAGGAAGGCTTTGACCTCATCATCAATTATTACGTGGACGAGCACAAAAGGCCTCATCTCTCGAAGTGTTATACTGTCAAAAAGGGGGTGTCAGGCGTGCAAAGGTCTATTGAGATTCTGGAGTTCGCCATGAAGATGGAACTTGAGGCCAGAGACTTCTACAGAGAGAGCGGAGATAGGGTGGCGAGAGACGATGTGAAGCGCCTCCTCTCCCGCTTGGCAAAATGGGAGGAATCTCACCATCGCTTCTTAAAAGAACAGAGAGATCGCCTAAAAAGCGGCGCAGGGTGGGATGCCAGTGCCATTCTTTTGGACGTGAGTGAGGCCCGAGATATCTTAGAGCGGCCGTGGAAGGGTAGGGGAGTCGAACCGCCTCTGAGCGAGGAGGCCTCGGATTTCAGCGTAATCCGCATGGCTTTGGGGATGGAGACCGACTTTCGAAATTTCTATCTGAAAGCGGCTGCCAACACCGATGATCCGGATGGTAAAGCGGTCTTGGCGAAACTCGCCGATTGGGAGGGCGAACATCAAAAGATCATTGACG
It encodes:
- a CDS encoding ABC transporter ATP-binding protein; this encodes MISIKDLCVAYHGEKRSVEALRGVSLDVRRGEVVSVVGESGSGKSTLLLALLRLLPYGTSISGQVFLDDKNALGLSDEEFRKLRWHKISLVPQGSMNALTPVITIGSQIAEPMEVHLGINKADAKRKAASLLEEVELPANFSSRYPHQLSGGQRQRAAIAMALACNPNYLLADEPTTALDVIVQAEITKLLLRLVIERDMGLLLVTHDLPLASGLSDRIAVMHDGTIVEQGEPLELIESPRHHHTKVLIAALKKLEVGP
- a CDS encoding ABC transporter permease — its product is MRLLRRWSFWTLALGIILAAIGPHLFKASPDEAVAPPFVKPIWLAKDAPPSLHLMITKEQLERRFLWEYEPPLRFSLKGAIRFEAPPEVARIMWETPKETIVLYDASKKAGSQIDLDTRDVSFKLALGLSPFQNPILHLFPAPGEYALRLESSEPPNEVSLTLQVPGNRWGLLGTDQRGRDVFHLFVLGIRVSLLVGLSATFIATALGLAFGLSSGYFGGIIDAIIMRAVDVLLSIPTLPIMIVLAGLWGKGLFNLILILSAFSWMSTARTVRSMTLSLREATFVEGLRALGAPSSYILWRHLLPEALPLLLANIALGVPGAVLAEAGLSFLGLSDPRLVSWGRMLHEAHSFGAFTSGAWWLILPPGFGIAGLCLVFLDLGRHLEEILDPRLRRKAL
- a CDS encoding ABC transporter permease, which translates into the protein MKTYWGRRIASSFLVLAVVLILNFFLFRILPGDPVSAIIDPRFSPQAKEELAALFGLDRPMGEQFLLYVKQMLTFNFGVSFLSQRPVWDEIRSRLPNTLILLGSAMAISALLGIYLGVIAAAKRGGLVERLVLWAGAISFSFPSFFIQLVMLLLFAFAVPIFPLRGSISIPPPPPGWPAMIDYIWHMTLPVSSLVILGFGSWALYVRNLMVKVLGEDFIFLARAKGLPQNLILWRHAFRSVLPPIVTIIFLSLPGVVSGAVITETVFSLHGVGRFLLESVTGQDYPAAGAAFFLLALLTVISNLLADLAYGFVDPRIGIERKMER
- a CDS encoding AAA family ATPase, with product MERKVVCTKFWQIVEILKSLDAHEGVCIIPIGAQGSGKSTLGRRLKVALGDVDVISPDAIRMRLYKKAHPEEERVDYGKVWNWLTETNKHELVRKIAKERFAKNVARFVYIDQMNLTRRGRRPFLLTDRLKVAIYFHLDEETLLERHRRRSDKAAHIPEAAVLVNHRKAEEPTEEEGFDLIINYYVDEHKRPHLSKCYTVKKGVSGVQRSIEILEFAMKMELEARDFYRESGDRVARDDVKRLLSRLAKWEESHHRFLKEQRDRLKSGAGWDASAILLDVSEARDILERPWKGRGVEPPLSEEASDFSVIRMALGMETDFRNFYLKAAANTDDPDGKAVLAKLADWEGEHQKIIDEQYRQLHQDFMAQMGFAPF
- a CDS encoding ABC transporter substrate-binding protein, translating into MFAKRFLKSVALVVCSIAIFVTAACGVDVSAIRGPKIEELYLVIIRDPDAQLLALEKGQVDLLSDITRPVDIERLASNKELSLSLAQGFHAFFLGFNIRKAPWNKVELRRAIWQAIPRNQFVRDIFSGYSAPLSTFLPPASPYCAGDLETPPYDLEGARRTLQEAGWRYSNGLLVPPGEDLPLKPMRILSPTAQVAPTTAELAQRVAASLRELGLPIEVEPVDFSTLIARLDEHTFDSYVLAWQLSRDPDSLYAFFHSSMDVKGGYNICGIHDDELDAALEALRWAPDEEDARSAARRAQELLLEKVPMVPIYSRYFVTALRKEWKGAVTTQIATADNLWSLLAMEPEGKMRPFYWCLPEEPRNLNPFTASSAYDWQVLGLIYDALLTSDPETLKDLPWLAKEWKVETVPSGNGQVTCLSFLLRDDVLWQDGKPFTAKDVAATISFLKEHRVPRFWDAVSDVDTAVVKGDYEITITMKNTSYWHLHQIGGLPILPAWQLASLESWQIWQPSRMIHPQKRNLTMLVGTGPFAFSEYRQGEYVRLVRNDLFWLMPR